The nucleotide window TACGGTCGATACGTCTTCTTGCTCATGCTGAAGACATTGGACACCGAACCCTTTTGCTCCTACAGAACTGGCTTACTCAGACAGGCTCCTAGCCCTTTTGTACCGGCAAAATGACAAGAAAGGCTGATGAACGGTTCTCCAACCTCTTCCACGCGCCACGTACCGACGGCCGTCGGCCAGTTCGTTACGCTTATCACCAACTTTCAACAACTCACAGCGGGCAATCTGTCGGAATTGGTCCCCTCGCCTAAAATGAACCCCGTACCAAGCGAAAGGTGGGGATCGAGTGAACGGCAGTTACGAGATGCGCCTGGAGTCCATCGGCGGGCTCGGTGCCCACCTGGCCGGCCAGATCCTCGCGGAGGCCGCAGTGTTGGGCATGGGCCTGAACGGCGCCCACTTCTCCTCCTACGGATCCGAGAAGAAAGGCACCCCGGTCAAGTCTTATGTGCGCCTCTGCCCCGGGGACAGGGAGATCCGCACCACCAGCCCCGTCCGCGAGCCGGACCTGGTGGCGGTCTTCCACGAGGCCCTCCTGGCCGACCCCGGCGTCACCGCGGGCCTGAGGCCCGGCGCCACCCTCATCGTCAACACCACCGCCCCGGCCGCCGAGATTGCCGCCCGGGTGCCGGTGGGCGGGGTCAGGGTGATTGCCGTGGACGCCACCGGCGCCGCGGTGGCCGAGAAGACCCGCGTCAACACCGCCATGCTCGGCGCCGTCGCCCAGGCGGCGCCCGTCCTCGAGGCCGGCGCCGTGCGGCAGGCCATCCGCGACACCTTCCAGCGCAAGTACCCGCA belongs to Symbiobacterium terraclitae and includes:
- a CDS encoding 2-oxoacid:acceptor oxidoreductase family protein, which gives rise to MNGSYEMRLESIGGLGAHLAGQILAEAAVLGMGLNGAHFSSYGSEKKGTPVKSYVRLCPGDREIRTTSPVREPDLVAVFHEALLADPGVTAGLRPGATLIVNTTAPAAEIAARVPVGGVRVIAVDATGAAVAEKTRVNTAMLGAVAQAAPVLEAGAVRQAIRDTFQRKYPHLVEANLRTFDRCFHHFDECLSPEPADAGSRPASGPVVGYRTAPAGGILPTPGNTIAKNMGISRQGFLPVLHRELCADCGICDLVCPDFCLVWEPTGRTVNGYPGVRLVGIDYQYCKGCLHCVQECPTGALTKEREIGDIAGRLRVPLFGSRPVAVAAEGR